Genomic DNA from Canis aureus isolate CA01 chromosome 32, VMU_Caureus_v.1.0, whole genome shotgun sequence:
CTCCAAGGCTTATTAGGATAATCAAATTGAAGAAAAACAAGATGGAACAGGACATATGTAATGCCGAGCACGCAGCAAGGCATTCAGCAGAAAGTGGCTATTGATATTCCCCAACTCTGCTTCCCTTTGACCCTCATCCGAACCAGGCCTTACTGATGTACCTAAGAATTGTAGTTCTATGTTCACATTTAGAAACtcccaggaagagggaaaggggctATTCCTGGCATGATAATAGCCTTATATGCCTGCACAGTGAGATCCCTggtcttaaaatgtttaaatcgTAAGACCCGCTGGATCAACATACAGCACCAAGTCAAAGGTGCAAAATAAATTAGTCTCTGTCATTCTGTGAAGGGCCAGAAAGTTTCACTTTAGGAGAAGGATACAGATAAGATCGCCTTTCTTCCCATTGCTGTCTAAAGTGTTTCAGGAAAGAACACTGGAAACCGATACAGAACTCAATGTAAAGAGGCCGTCACATGGCTCAGAGTTAATTATAAGTAATTTTAATGCGACAGTGTGTTCCCTCGGATTTCCATGTTCTTCCCAGAGGTGTAATGCAATATACCTGGGACACACACGCTTATAAATGTATCATAAGCACAGCTCTCCAGCTCACCTAGAGCTCAGTTCTGGGCTGCTGCTAAGCGACAGGTGTCACATTCACAGTTGCCAGTGAACCCAGGGGTGTAATTTCACTTCTAAATAAAGCAGCATAATCGATAGAACCAGAACCATCCTGCGGAAACAACTACCATCCCTGACTCAGCACAGCGCCTGtttacagagaaaacaaaatcctctGGAGCCCGAGTGCACACCTCTCGGCTCGGCTTTGAGTAAACACGCACCACGGTGGTGTGATCCGGCCTGGAGATCGGGCGGTCGCCGCTCCCGGGTCCTCGCGGGCCTCGCTCACGCGTCCGGGCCGAGGCCGGGCAGGTCCCCCGGAGCTCGGTGCAGCGCCctgggcggggcgcgggggctctCGGCGGCGGGGCCCTCCCGCTGCGGAGCCGGCCCCGAGCGCGCGGGGCGAGCGCCCCCCCGGCCGccggcccccgcgcgcccccgccccgcgcgcccccgccccgccggccccagcccgccccgcgccccgcgccccccgccccgcgcgcccccgccccgccggccccagcgcgcccccgccccgcgccccccgccccgcgcgcccccgcccccgccccgcggcgcgCCCCGCTCACCGTGACTCCGTACTTGAGCGCGATGCCCTGCAGCGTGTCGCCGGCGCGGACCCGGTGCTCCACATGGCGCTCGATGCCGCCGGCGCCCAGCGGAGCCCGCACGCTGGCCGTGCTGCCGTACGAGCGGGTCTTGGTGCGGGCCAGGCTCAGCGACAGCTCGGCGTCCTCGGCCTCGGAGCCCGAgcgcgggcgcggcggcggcgagggGCCGGGGGCCCGCGGCGCTCGGGGGCCGCCCTCCCGCGGGGACGGCGCGGGCGAGGAGGCCGCCATGGGTCCCGCGGAGGCCGCCAGGTCGCGAAGCTCGCCGAGGGGGCGGCGCCTcgtccgccgccgccgccgccgccgccgccgcttccTCCTCACCGGGGCTGCGGCCGGCCGCTccgcgggggcggcgggctggaggccgcggcggggggctgcgggccgggcaTGGCGGGCGCCCCCTCCTGCGCGCGCCGCCCCTCCCCGGGCGCACCTGCAAGCGGAAGAGCGAGACGGGCTCCCGCGGCTGCCGGGCGgcgcgggccggggggcggggcgggggctctgACGCccgcgggcgcggggggccggggcggcctgccctcccctccccccaccctcccctccccctcccccacccctccccctcccccctccccctccccggaggGAGCCCTGCCGCGACCGCCTCCCACGTGGATCCCGGCAGGCAGGCGCCGGCCCTCTCGGCCCCCCAAGCTCTCCGGTGAAGGAggcttctctccccccacccgACTGCCCTGATGACCTCAAAGTCCACGTCACAGAGAAACATTAAGGCCATTCATTAAACACACAGTTTCTCCAGGCCCATCTCCACAGCCTAGAGGGGCCGGGCCTTGCAGCATCACAGCGGGAGGGCTAGGCCTTTCAACACTAGCCAGGTGGGTAACCTCCTACTAACCCTCCGGCTGTTGGGGTTCCACGCTTCCCTGCACACCCGTGCCAGTTCTGGTCCTGAGCGGCCTGGAATGAGTGACTAGTCAGCCAGTTCCCCAGGCTCACTGCGTACATCCATTCTCGTGGCTCCCTACTTAAAATGTGCCATCTGCacccatcattttttttcttatcagtttCCTCTTTAATATGCTGAAATCATAACTCTTCAAAGTATTATCATTAAATCCACCAAAGACCTCTTATCTGTATTCTTCATCTGAACACTCCCTCCTCAACACTCCGGTTTCTGACAGTACCCTACACAGAGTGGAGTGGGGATGCATTTACTAGAGTCTGAAGCCGTGAATCCTGTTGTACTCTGGACAGCTCTACAAGAGGAGGTACTCTACATGCAAGTCGGGAGACTGGATGTCACTGAGCTGGACAGAGGCAAAGGCTCTAGAGCTTTGGAGACACCACAAAGGATAGAAGAGCAAGTGGTCCTCACATCACTTGCTCCCACTCAAAGATCCTTCAAAGGCTCCCTGTGGACAGCAGCACTAACATCACTCACATTGGCACCCAaagtatttctacttttattatcCATTCTCTGGTCATATCCCATCTACAATTTATCCTGTACACATCCTGCCAGACAGAACCACTTGAACTTGCCCCCTCTTCCCTACCTTCCTGTTTGCATATGTTATACCCCCACACCTGTAATGccctgtctctattttttttaaaaaaataagcccaTCCCAAATGATACATCCTCCAAGAAATCTTTTCTGATTCTTACCACGTGTTTCCCTTCCCTAACTACTCAATTGTTGTTTCTTCATTGAATCCCGAGGTTCAGAGGTAGTTTGTACCTCTTGTTTAGCATTTAACTTCAGCTTTATGTCATGTACTTATTTCCTCTACATGTTCTCCAGTGTGGTGTAACtagatcttattcatctttttagcACCAGCAGTGCCTATCTCAGAGCCTCTAATAAAGCATCAAAAGTAGTTGGAATGAGATGTAGTAAAAAGATCTTGAAAACTGAATTGGATTATTTAGCAAAATTGTCCATACATGATCTCTTGAGTGGTATCCATTGTGCCCATCGTGGAAACTATAAGAGAGCATGAAAGCCAGAGTTTTAATATGTAATGAGATCAGGaaatacctcaaaaaaaaaaaaaaaaaaaactgtcctcaAAGAATTTACAACTTAGTAGTGAAAGAGCATATAGCATGTCTTCCACTTAGGAAAAGTTTACAAGAGCTGGACATTTTTGAAGATTAATGAGCTGGGTTATATGAGGTGTTATTAggtattctttggaaaaagttCCATGATCAATTAATTGGGGAAAAACTACAAGCTATATTTTCCTTTTGGAGATTCACAATGCACATTAGGATACTGAAGGTTCTAGAAGGCCTACAGTAAAGTAAGCTATGGGTTTGGCTTAACATTGTATTTCCCGGACAGCCCTGGTGGtttagaggtttagcgccgccttcagccccgggcatgattctggagacccaggatggagtcccacatcgggctccctgtatggagcctacttctccctctgcctgtgtctctgcctctctctctctgtctctaataaataaataaaattaaaaaaaaaaaaacattgtatttCCCAAACTCATTTGACCATGGTATCCCTCTTTCTCAGAATGTCTGTTTGGGAAATGCTAAATAGACGGGCAATAGATAGgcctaagggatccctgggtggcgcagcagtttagcgcctgcctttgtcccagggcgcgattctggagacccgggatcgaatcccacgtcgggctcccggtgcatggagcctgcttctccctctgcctgtgtctctgcctctctctctctctctgtatgactatcataaataaataaataaaagttaaaaaagtaaaaaaaaaaaaaaatagataggtCTAAGTAACCAGGAagatgactttgagaagaaaGGTATTACCAAAAGACAGAACAGTAGGTACCTAAAATGAGGGGCAGAAAATGAGCCAAGTAGGGGTAGGGAAAAGGCTAGTTGATGATCACTTAATTCCTTTGCAAAATGACCAAGGCCTctgtaaaagtgaaaaaagaaaaaaaaatacagagagattcAAAAGACATCCCATTTCCCTCTGATAAGGGCAAGTTTCTAAGCTGTCCCTGTTATTTTCCACTTCTCCTGCCCTAAGAGATCCTGGATCATAAAACATCTCCAAAACAGTTGTAAAATGCTCTGAAATAAATCCTACACCACTCTCagaattttctccattttttgtgACTCCTTTTTTGTGATCTTCACTAGTGTCCTGTAGATCTCAGGAATTAATCAGCTTGAATTAATACGtgtttgatattttataattagGGCTCTTTGTAAGGTTTTTTCCTTCCATATGGGGGCTGTTGGCAAATATTTAATCTTCCTGTAAACTTTATACTGAATTCTCCACAAtccaaataataaaagttaatatcTACAATTTGTGGCTTAGaatgaattttatgtatatttatttctcctccttcaaCCAGAACTTCAATATTGGTGTTTTGTGTATTTATCTACAACACAGAACAAATCTCACAATTAATGGTGAAGCATTAGAAGCATCTCctttgggagtgcctgggtggctcaaatggttatATATttgaatcttgatctcagggttgtgagttcaagccctacattgggcccTATGCTGGGTacagagcctactttaaaaattaattaattaaaatcaaaattaaaaaaatttttttttaaatttcctttgaggtcaagaataagaaaaagaagcctttaaaaaaatatttgtttatttgattgagagagcacagcaggggaagggacagaaggagagactATCCAAGCTgacccctgctgagcatagaaccCGACCTTAGGCTCAATCTCACtgcccatgagatcacgacctgagccaaaaccaagagttggaccagctgagccacccaggcaccccagaaaagaAAGCCTTCTAATGctgtttctatttaattttattctggaGTCCCTAGCCAATgcaataagaaagagaagaaagggaaaggaagatggGAAAGAAATAAACTGTTGATTATTGATAATTGACAATACTAAAATGTCTATAGGCAATACAAATAATGTCTACATTAGAACTGTTCAAACTTCAAAGTTATAAGACAGAAAGAACATCAATATGCACATTCAATTGCATCAATCAATCAGAAAATATAATTGTGGAAAAGATGATCtagataccaaaaaaaattacaaataaagttaTGAAAAGGAAGGCACGTTTACATGAAAAAACTATAAAGTTCGactaaaagatacaaaataagaTGCAAATAAAGCAGATCTATACCACACTTATGGGtgagaagatgaaaaataatgaaaatatcattTCCTTCCTAAACTAACATATACTCATTGAAGTTCCAACAAAAATCCCTATAGGGTTCTTCAAAGGATATAacagtcttattttaaaataagatcaaGAGTTAAGAAGAGCAAGACAGTCCTGAAGAAGAATGAGAAAGGGGGAATTACCTTCACAGCCATCAAGACTTAGAATGCAGCAATGAGAACTACACCATGGCAGTAGTGCTGCCAGGGTAGACAAACAtaacaaaacagcaacaaagaaAGCCGAGAAACAGGCCCATACATATCAGAGAAAGTTAATCTATAGCAATAAATGCTGTTGGCACTGTTACCATGTGAAAAACAGAATCAAGTTGTATCTCTGTCTTATACCATGTACCAGAATCAGTTAGAGATAGAGATTATAATTGGGAAAAAACAAACTATAACACTCTTAGAACAATATCTTTATAACCCTGGGATAGCAAAAGATCTCTTAAGCAAGATACCAAATTACaaaccacaaagaaaagaaagactgataAATTCTATAATCAACAATAAAAATTTCTATGCTTTAAAAGGTACCTTAGGGCACCTGGACGGTGCAGTTGACTAAACTCAGTTCAGGTTGATCTCGGAGTCATATGATccagctctgcatcaggctctgcgctcagggaggagtctgcttaagattctctttacCTCTGCACTTCCCcctgcctctaaaataaataaatctttttttaaataaaaggtattttaaaatttgaatagatgggtataaaatgggaaaaatatatgaatacatataacTAAATATTactatccagaatatattaaaaatgcctATGAGttataaaaagacaaacactagaaaaaaatgatcaaaattttTCAGAAGCTAAaattcaaatggccaacaaaccTATGGGAAGATGCTCAATGCTATCAATAAGCAGAGAAATTCTATTTAAAGCTACAATTTTATAGGCACAAAATTggtaaaaattaaagaactaaataatTCTAAGTACTGGTGAGACTGCCAAACAAAAGGAAATCTCAACCGGTGTTAGCAATCAATATAAATTGGGGCAACCACTTTAAAGAGCTATGCATCAGTATCTAGGAAAGTTGAAGAAGCACCTATCTGGAGTTCTGGTTCTGGCAAGCTAGAGGGTCTATCTTACATGAAGTCTTCCTACTACAAGTATTTTCAATTtggataaattttttattttttatttatttattttatttttttttaaatttttttttaatttttatttatttatgatagtcacagagagagagagagagagaggcagagacatagtcagagggagaagcaggctccatgcaccgggagcccgatgtgggattcgatcccgggtctccaggatcgcgccctgggccaaaggcaggcgccaaaccactgcgccacccagggatccctggataaattttttaaatgaaattcataaCTAAACTGGCAATTTAAAAAAGGGACAGCCTTATGTATCAAAACAAGAAGGACCTGAAAGCTAGAACATAAACGACTTGCctaaattaacatataaatatatagaaagtcTGAATAGTTCTTATAACCATTAAGAAACCAGATCAATACTAGAGTTAAAAATcttggtaccaaaaaaaaaaaaaaaaaaaaattcagccttGCTGGAAGATTTTgtcaaccttttctttttttttttttttttaagattttttcccttgtgataagaactttttttaaaaaaatttattttatttatttgtttgagagagaaagagcgagagagagcaaagggaggaacagagggagagagacaagcagactctgtgctgagcacagaacccccAGGCAAGGCTTGATCCCCctaccctgagaccatgacctgaaccaaaatcaagagtcaaatgatTAACCAAcagaaccatccaggcaccccttctaTCAACCTTTTAAGGAAAACAATAGTCCAATCTTATGTAAATTATTTCAGAGAACAAAAGAAGCAGGAACAATGCCCAACTCAATTCATAGAATGACCACACACCCAATCTAATGATATAATCATGACCCAAACCAGCTGAGAAAGGCATCACACTCAGAAACATGGTTGTAAGATCTTAAGATATTAGGAAGCCAAATCTACAATGCATACAAAAGATAATCCATTGTGAACAAGATGACTTTATTCCAGAAGTTCAAGGGTGCcttaatattaaaacattaacaGATTATATGATAGAATAGATAGAACAAAGGAatgaatctaagaaaaaaatgagtaagaatttataaagagaaaaatttaagttTACTCTGATACATTAAAgaagactgaaatgaaaaaaaaaaaactatgccaTGTTTCTAGACAGGAAGactcaaaatcataaaaaaaaatactctagaaATTGACCCATATATTTTATGCAGCAGTAATTAATATCGCAATATGAGTTTGCAAGGAACATGACAGGCTAATTCTAAAGTTGATGGAAGAGCAAAGACCCATAGATAGCCAAGATGCTTCTGAAGAATAAGGAAATGGAAACTCTCCTACCAGATACTGAgaattattatgaatatattatgaagatatatatattatgaagaatattatgaagatatatatatattatgaagaTATAATACTTAGGACAGGCTGTTATTCATGCTGGAAGACTAATGAACATCACTAGTGTACCCAGAAATAGAGTCACAAATGTATGAGAACTTCATCCATGACACAGGGACACTGCAGATCACCGGGGAATGGTCTATGAAATACATGATGTCAGAACAATTGGTCATCCACATGGATGGATCTCCTACCAAACACAAAATCTAATTTCCAATGGATTACagacttcaaaataaaagataatactCATTAAACTTTCAGaagaatatatggaaaaatatctttatgatcTCAAGATAAGAAAATACTTTAGCAAGACAAAAAAGCATTATTCATAAAGAAGAAATTGGTAagcataaaaactttaaaattaagatCTTTTGCTAACaagaagattaaagaaaaattaaattggaaaCTAGGAAAGGTACAGGCATCCcaggaaacaaaaaaacttcGAATGAAATCTTTGAATTATACTTTATCATTCAAATGCCAAGCTAGCTTTTATATGAAAATCAGGAACCAAATAGATTCTGAAATCTAGGTACTCTTCATTATCTGAACTCAGTTATGTGAATTCAGAAACTGTACAAACACTGATaataaagaatgttttatttgtaACATACACAACCAACCAAagttaatatctagaatatttgAAAAGCTACTTCctatataacaacaacaacaacaaaaccccaataGCATAACTagaattttatagaagaaaaaaatcctagtggtgaaaaacacaaaaaatgcTCAAactcagggtgcctaggtggctcagtcagtctagcatttgccttccgctcaggtcatgatcccagggtcctggaaccaagccctgcatggagcttcctgctagcagggagcctgcttttccctcttcctctatgactccccctgcttatactctctctctgtcaaataaataaataaaatatttttaaaaagcaaataatgatattttttaaaaaaaaattttcaacctcattaataatcagaaaaatttGCTGTAAGACCACAAAGAGTAAACATTTTACGTTCACCAGATTGACAAAAATTAAGTTTGGcaaaaccagttttttttttttattggagttcaatttgccaacatacagcatatcacctACTGCTcaccctgtcaagtgcccccctcagtgcccgtcacccagtcaccccaaccccccacccacctccctttccaccaccccttgttcaaaACCACTTATTGATGAAGATGTCACTTCTTAGTTCCAGGGTTTGTTTGTTATCAATgcttctttggggttttctacatagacaacTATACCATCTACAAACAAaggcagttttactttttctttaccaATCTTTATACATCTTCCCTGCAACCCTTCCTGTCTTATTGCACTAACTAGGACTTTTAGTCAACGTTGAACAGAAATGGCAAGAGG
This window encodes:
- the LYSMD2 gene encoding lysM and putative peptidoglycan-binding domain-containing protein 2 isoform X3 — translated: MYAVSLGNWLTSHSFQAAQDQNWHGCAGKRGTPTAGGCARGGAARAGGGARHARPAAPRRGLQPAAPAERPAAAPVRRKRRRRRRRRRTRRRPLGELRDLAASAGPMAASSPAPSPREGGPRAPRAPGPSPPPRPRSGSEAEDAELSLSLARTKTRSYGSTASVRAPLGAGGIERHVEHRVRAGDTLQGIALKWSRLKGQINCLPVIVYF
- the LYSMD2 gene encoding lysM and putative peptidoglycan-binding domain-containing protein 2 isoform X2, producing the protein MYAVSLGNWLTSHSFQAAQDQNWHGCAGKRGTPTAGGCARGGAARAGGGARHARPAAPRRGLQPAAPAERPAAAPVRRKRRRRRRRRRTRRRPLGELRDLAASAGPMAASSPAPSPREGGPRAPRAPGPSPPPRPRSGSEAEDAELSLSLARTKTRSYGSTASVRAPLGAGGIERHVEHRVRAGDTLQGIALKYGVTKWDQGSRRLLCRKEECRCSRTWPALTPDGLQFFCQCLRKHLKDLSHILFKVIMNY